CCGCAGATCGGCCCGGGCTGCATCGATCACTTCCTTTGCGGCGCGCACGCACTTGCCGCAATCCCGGCAGCAGCCGAGCTGACCGGCCACGTCACGCACGTTGCGGCAACCGGTGCTGACCGCAGCCTTGATGTCCCGGTCGGTGACCGGTTCGCACAAACAGATATACATGGCAGCTCTATTTGGTGAGTATCAACTTGCCATTGCGCGTGAGGCGCAATGAGTAAAGTTCGCCACCGTGATTGATGGCGACCTGTTTGCGGCCACCCAGCAACTGCGCCGAATCAAGCGTCGGCGACGGAGTGGGTGACGCGGCGGGAGCGTTGGCGGGTGTCTGCGGCAGCGGCAGTGCAGGCGTATTCATGTGCCAACAAACAAATAATAATGAGAATGGTTCGTATTAATACAGAAGGCCGAGCCGGTGTCAAGCGTTCGCTGCGCGGGCTGGAGACAGCCGCTGCTGACAGGTTCGTGCGGTATGCACGTCCCTCCCGGCTGCGCTTGCGGCCGCGTGACGTCACGGTGTCAGCGCCGCACCCTACAATCGCCCCATGAACACACCTCCCCGCGACGCAGAAGACACGCAGGCGTCGTCCTGCCCGACACGTCAGCCCGACTTCCTGATGTCGCAACGTCATGCTGAAAGGGCGGTCGGCCATGTGCTGTGGCTGAGTGCGATCGCCATGCTGACGGAAATCGTCGCCGGCCATCTGACCGGGTCGATGGCGCTGCTGGCCGACGGTTGGCACATGGCGACGCATGTCGCGGCAATGGGCATCAGCGCATTTGCCTACATGTATGTGCGCAGGCACGCCGGGCAGGCGCACTACAGCTTCGGCCCGGGCAAGGTGTCCTATCTGGCGGCCTATTCGTCCAGCCTGCTGCTCGCGGGCGTCGCGCTGGCCATG
The sequence above is a segment of the Methyloversatilis sp. RAC08 genome. Coding sequences within it:
- a CDS encoding (2Fe-2S)-binding protein, giving the protein MYICLCEPVTDRDIKAAVSTGCRNVRDVAGQLGCCRDCGKCVRAAKEVIDAARADLRALVAHAPLASGCAA
- the hemP gene encoding hemin uptake protein HemP, translated to MNTPALPLPQTPANAPAASPTPSPTLDSAQLLGGRKQVAINHGGELYSLRLTRNGKLILTK